From a single Eleginops maclovinus isolate JMC-PN-2008 ecotype Puerto Natales chromosome 18, JC_Emac_rtc_rv5, whole genome shotgun sequence genomic region:
- the txndc17 gene encoding thioredoxin domain-containing protein 17 → MAHYEEVTVRGYDEFCQAISERKGKDIFAYFSGDKDAQGKSWCPDCVTAEPVVRGEMTHLPEGSVFIYCQVGERAYWKDSNNQFKKTLKLSGVPTLLRYGTPQKLVEDECFKSDLVRMMFTED, encoded by the exons ATGGCCCACTACGAAGAGGTGACTGTGCGTGGCTATGATGAATTCTGTCAAGCTATAtctgagagaaaaggaaaggataTTTTTGCCTATTTCTCTGGTGATAAAGACGCCCAAGGCAAGAGCTGGTGTCCAGACTGTGTGACAG CGGAGCCAGTTGTTAGAGGAGAGATGACCCATCTTCCTGAAGGCTCTGTCTTCATCTACTGTCAAGTTGGAGAAAGGGCTTA TTGGAAGGATTCAAATAACCAATTCAAGAAGACACTAAAGCTGAGTGGAGTCCCGACTCTGCTGCGATATGGCACA CCTCAGAAGTTGGTTGAAGATGAATGCTTCAAGTCAGACCTGGTGAGGATGATGTTTACCGAGGACTGA